The Ascochyta rabiei chromosome 15, complete sequence genome window below encodes:
- a CDS encoding Beta-galactosidase, with protein MSVITRCASVLLGLLMLSTVDQSEAVGTTTSRTASGPRERVSLNADWRFRRFVDNPDGLSYETLKPWILPAANDFLSGSKYERPSEVGPGSNVTYVQPAFDDGAWEAVNLPHDWAAGGDFDFSPELDGGTGRLPINGIGWYRRSLALDPSTIESGRSVFLDIDGAMAYATVWLNGQLVGGWPYGYNSFRLDLTPYAQAGDNLLAIRVDNAPDSSRWYPGAGIYRNTWLVIVSPVHVAQYGTYLTTPKISPEQATIDLKVEVENKGNTSQTVQVTTEVFELDALSRRASGSAVAKISAATVSIPGGVKQSVNGSTTVANPKLWGPVPKQTPNEYIAITTLSSNGTAIDVYETLFGIRSITYEADQGVLINGIHVPVYGTCNHHDLGSLGAAFNYRAAERQIEMLQEMGNTALRTSHNPPAPELLDLADRLGLMVMDEIFDTWNVAKVDNDFHLIFPEWHEPDLRSFVRRDRNHPSIISWSIGNEIPEQSESIGTATAKMLQDIVHEEDPTKQVTIGMNSAGPNTGLAAEIDIIGLNYQGEGRGSASSGSFASFRSMFPNKMIWSTESASTVSSRGIYLFPVTPNKSAIVGGKPGEGGDPINSQVSAYELYAPTWASSPDKVFEQHDRNPYVAGEFVWTGFDYIGEPTPYDNSSRSSYFGIIDLAGFKKDRFYLYQARWRPDYPQVHILPHWSWPDREGQVTPVHVFTSGDEAELFINGKSAGRQKRGQYDYRLRWDNVTYTPGEINVKAWKNGQEWATASHRTVGAAASLNVTADRTSIDGDGKDLSFVTVAVVDENGDTVPQADNKITFSVASGPGEIVTTDNGDPRDGTPFPSPTRKAFSGLALAIIRAKQGSSGEIVIKVTSEGLTAGQVVLTAA; from the exons ATGTCGGTCATAACTCGCTGCGCATCTGTCTTGCTGGGACTACTCATGCTCTCGACTGTCGACCAATCAGAAGCTGTAGGCACAACAACATCTCGCACAGCGAGCGGACCTCGAGAACGCGTCAGTCTCAACGCCGACTGGCGCTTCCGGCGCTTTGTTGACAACCCAGATGGCCTTTCATACGAAACACTCAAGCCCTGGATCCTTCCTGCAGCGAACGACTTTCTGAGTGGATCAAAGTATGAACGGCCCTCTGAAGTAGGTCCAGGAAGCAATGTTACCTACGTCCAACCAGCCTTCGATGACGGTGCCTGGGAGGCAGTCAACTTGCCCCACGACTGGGCTGCTGGTGGGGACTTCGACTTCTCGCCTGAGCTCGATGGTGGCACAGGACGCTTACCGATCAACGGTATCGGATGGTATCGTCGGTCGCTAGCTTTGGACCCGAGTACCATTGAGTCCGGCAGATCGGTATTCTTGGACATCGATGGAGCAATGGCATATGCAACAGTTTGGCTCAATGGCCAGTTAGTTGGTGGCTGGCCATACGGCTACAATTCGTTCCGTCTCGATCTCACTCCTTATGCGCAGGCAGGCGACAACTTGCTAGCAATCAGGGTCGACAACGCGCCCGATTCTTCAAGATGGTATCCGGGTGCGGGAATCTACCGCAACACATGGCTGGTGATAGTAAGCCCTGTACACGTAGCGCAGTATGGCACATACCTTACCACGCCGAAAATCTCTCCTGAGCAGGCTACCATCGACCTCAAAGTTGAAGTAGAGAACAAGGGCAACACAAGTCAGACTGTGCAAGTCACCACAGAGGTTTTCGAGCTCGACGCGTTGTCCAGGAGAGCGTCAGGTAGCGCAGTGGCGAAGATTTCAGCAGCAACGGTCAGCATACCCGGCGGAGTGAAGCAATCTGTCAATGGCTCCACTACCGTTGCCAACCCCAAGTTATGGGGACCGGTCCCGAAACAAACGCCGAATGAGTACATTGCTATTACTACTTTGTCCAGCAATGGCACTGCAATCGACGTTTACGAGACTCTGTTTGGTATTCGTTCCATAACCTACGAAGCGGATCAAGGCGTTTTAATCAACGGTATACACGTCCCCGTGTACGGAACTTGCAACCATCACGACCTTGGGTCTTTGGGAGCGGCGTTTAACTACCGTGCTGCAGAGCGCCAGATCGAAATGCTCCAAGAAATGGGCAACACAGCGTTGCGAACCTCCCACAACCCACCTGCACCCGAGCTCCTGGACCTTGCTGATCGGCTTGGTCTCATGGTTATGGATGAAATCTTTGACACCTGGAATGTTGCGAAGGTCGATAATGATTTCCATCTCATCTTTCCTGAATGGCATGAGCCTGATCTGCGTTCATTTGTCCGCCGCGATCGTAATCACCCTTCTATCATCTCATGGAGCATTGGCAACGAGATTCCTGAGCAGTCGGAATCCATTGGTACCGCTACTGCCAAGATGCTGCAAGACATCGTGCATGAGGAAGATCCCACAAAGCAGGTTACCATTGGTATGAACAGCGCAGGCCCAAATACGGGCCTGGCTGCAGAGATTGACATCATCGGACTCAATTACCAGGGTGAGGGCAGGGGTAGTGCCAGCTCAGGCTCGTTTGCTAGCTTCCGCAGCATGTTTCCCAATAAGATGATCTGGAGTACCGAGTCCGCATCGACGGTCAGTTCACGCGGCATATACCTGTTCCCAGTCACCCCAAACAAGAGCGCTATTGTCGGCGGTAAGCCTGGCGAAGGTGGCGACCCTATCAATAGCCAAGTGTCTGCGTACGAGCTCTACGCGCCGACG TGGGCTTCATCACCTGACAAGGTTTTCGAGCAGCATGATCGCAATCCATACGTTGCTGGCGAATTCGTCTGGACTGGGTTCGACTATATCGGCGAGCCGACTCCCTACGACAACTCCAGTCGCAGCTCTTACTTCGGCATCATTG ATCTTGCTGGCTTTAAGAAGGATCGCTTCTATCTGTACCAAGCCCGCTGGCGCCCGGACTATCCTCAAGTGCACATACTACCTCACTGGAGCTGGCCTGACCGCGAGGGTCAAGTAACACCTGTCCATGTCTTCACATCAGGTGACGAAGCGGAGCTTTTTATCAACGGCAAGTCTGCTGGTCGCCAAAAACGTGGACAGTACGACTACCGCCTCCGCTGGGACAATGTGACTTACACACCGGGAGAGATCAACGTGAAGGCATGGAAGAATGGCCAGGAATGGGCAACGGCTTCTCACCGCACAGTTGGTGCCGCTGCATCGCTCAATGTGACGGCGGACCGCACTAGCATTGATGGAGATGGCAAGGACTTGTCGTTTGTCACTGTTGCAGTTGTCGACGAAAACGGTGACACTGTGCCTCAAGCTGACAACAAGATCACTTTCTCGGTTGCATCTGGGCCGGGTGAGATTGTCACAACGGATAACGGCGACCCGAGGGACGGTACACCGTTTCCCTCTCCAACTCGCAAGGCGTTCAGTGGTCTTGCTCTTGCGATCATACGGGCCAAACAAGGATCGAGTGGAGAGATAGTCATTAAGGTCACGTCTGAAGGTCTGACTGCTGGTCAAGTGGTACTTACAGCTGCTTAA
- a CDS encoding plasma membrane localization protein — MNAARQACRPKHQVLVLKCYPKYNKQNVEVRANSSELAYLLYYASTRRSKLAKVTDFLDKRATSDVWKGRTGSVQVTLQIVRALIDKCPRDLPLYQHAVLRILRTILASSDVGMVEESVPVFAALCAHQDPASLAADVEYVRQYEAIVQLYAHFAAKHPPAAANQKAPQSWPVALRLRKAGLHALKAVAESESLGSETARQLALIVPVVLANMYADSAAFLARLEQRERDSDAHDKELALGRRKSLSAPARTSTNDEDERADPVAAEATTEAADRLAEEKVGVLALQALRNIFQGVNRGQLRLATSAVLAFIADNVKRPHAPGESWATKLMAIICAWAPVQDRYAILVAVVEALVRSPIVEADVERQLVLATIIDRLLSSTINFIGLSVMDVLVGLISHTLLLLQLGGPGSTVSPHHQQTTSVLSEERANGQPSPNNTGVVMELVSEPSHLRMQLLDVVRKCMADLATHVYYTDQVSDMIEAILSRLKPSPASTTTAEAIENPEEALDAVVTSGSLREKTHVDRFFSFETARITALEAVKAIIETANARRPDGSSASVARSRVGVSVWEGTQWLLRDPSGAVRKAYVDAVVTWLSLEKTRQDLRIVDNHRRKDSDHDKGGLTKRAVSNASQREKSPKPGRHSFLPLLHLAVYENALQFVDSEADYMLLHLLLSTLVERLGINAARSGLPMVMRLQEEIATVEEPTAKVRIGSLVHGYLWALSMALDFETSAIGRTVHNEITRRNNHGLWLKSIRVPPMPADRIDTPHPSLSQLPTSVVQSESLIPFDNRDALVEKMSEGYSSSLHSPPSSLPGSPGRSMSASSYSGLPTIHQPPTIETNNILSVPTLPYKVREDLLADWSREQCLAINTKGSSSASISGSKSGTQYTGHRGNFLGVRIPNGGLDSTGSSPDQSPRRAHSRPPSMAYGLVGRLASPQRRRSPSESGGNETPRSRSSLRSSVRVDDLKRALSGSGRAPRTSYSMRPPTRRDDDEETDSLVSAHSLSDASFTTTHEALARDRAAAQSSVSDDPGTPAATLTPRPLPANQDGSAQYFTTLNGDVIPPVPAIPADLRSDAPAPHIDFAQQQHPANGTPSHATSSANAGGAVSRSRSVKSGISRGRSGNRTHRGSEVAAAPVVDVGALLGSVGLDDDDGDDEGLSTSGEGLGRAPY, encoded by the coding sequence atgAACGCCGCGCGCCAGGCGTGCCGCCCCAAGCACCAGGTGCTCGTGCTCAAGTGCTATCCCAAGTACAACAAGCAGAATGTCGAGGTGCGCGCCAACTCGTCGGAGCTGGCCTATCTGCTCTACTACGCCTCCACACGGCGCTCCAAGCTCGCCAAGGTCACCGACTTCCTCGACAAGCGCGCGACGAGCGACGTGTGGAAGGGCCGCACGGGCAGCGTGCAGGTCACGCTGCAGATTGTGCGCGCCCTGATAGACAAGTGCCCGCGCGACCTGCCGCTGTACCAGCACGCCGTCCTGCGTATCCTGCGCACCATCCTGGCGAGCAGCGACGTCGGCATGGTCGAGGAGAGCGTGCCGGTCTTTGCGGCGCTGTGTGCCCACCAGGACCCGGCCAGCCTCGCCGCCGACGTCGAGTACGTGCGCCAGTACGAGGCCATTGTCCAGCTGTACGCCCACTTCGCCGCAAAGCAcccgcccgccgccgccaatCAAAAGGCCCCGCAGAGCTGGCCCGTCGCCCTGCGCCTGCGCAAGGCCGGCCTGCACGCGCTGAAGGCCGTCGCCGAGTCGGAGAGCCTGGGCAGCGAGACGGCCCGCCAGCTCGCCCTCATCGTGCCCGTCGTGCTGGCCAACATGTACGCCGACTCCGCCGCCTTCCTCGCCCGCCTCGAGCAGCGCGAGCGCGACAGCGACGCCCACGACAAGGAGCTGGCCCTGGGCCGCCGCAAGAGCCTCTCCGCCCCGGCCCGCACGAGCACcaacgacgaggacgagcgCGCCGACCCCGTCGCTGCCGAGGCCACCACCGAAGCCGCAGACCGGCTGGCCGAGGAGAAGGTCGGCGTGCTGGCCCTGCAGGCCCTGCGCAACATCTTCCAGGGCGTCAACCGCGGCCAGCTGCGCCTTGCCACCTCTGCCGTGCTCGCCTTCATTGCCGACAACGTCAAGCGCCCGCACGCGCCCGGCGAGAGCTGGGCGACGAAGCTCATGGCCATCATCTGCGCCTGGGCGCCTGTGCAGGACCGCTACGCCATCTTGGTCGCCGTCGTCGAGGCCCTCGTGCGCAGCCCCATTGTGGAGGCCGACGTCGAGCGACAGCTGGTGCTGGCGACCATCATCGACCGCCTCCTCAGTTCCACCATCAACTTCATCGGCCTCAGCGTCATGGACGTCCTGGTCGGCCTCATCTCCCACACattgctgctgctccagctcgGCGGACCCGGCTCGACCGTCTCGCCCCACCACCAGCAGACGACGTCGGTGCTCTCGGAGGAGAGAGCAAACGGACAGCCCTCCCCAAACAACACGGGCGTGGTGATGGAGCTGGTCAGCGAGCCCTCACACTTGAGGATGCAGCTGCTCGACGTCGTGCGCAAGTGCATGGCCGACCTGGCCACACACGTCTACTACACCGATCAGGTCTCCGACATGATCGAAGCCATCCTGAGCCGTCTCAAGCCTTCGCCCGCGTCTACCACCACCGCCGAGGCCATCGAGAACCCAGAGGAGGCGCTCGATGCCGTTGTCACGTCCGGCAGCCTGCGCGAAAAGACGCACGTCGACAGATTCTTCTCCTTCGAGACCGCGCGCATCACAGCACTCGAGGCTGTCAAAGCCATCATCGAGACCGCAAACGCGCGCCGACCAGACGGCTCCTCCGCATCGGTAGCACGCAGTAGAGTGGGCGTGAGCGTGTGGGAGGGCACCCAATGGCTTCTGCGCGATCCTAGCGGGGCTGTGAGGAAGGCCTATGTGGATGCGGTGGTCACCTGGTTGAGCTTGGAGAAGACGAGGCAGGATCTGAGGATCGTGGACAACCACCGCAGGAAGGACAGCGATCACGACAAGGGTGGGCTGACGAAGCGCGCCGTGTCGAATGCATCGCAGCGCGAGAAGTCGCCAAAGCCCGGGAGACACAGCTTCCTGCCGCTCCTGCATCTGGCTGTGTACGAGAATGCGTTGCAGTTTGTCGACTCGGAAGCGGACTACATGCTTCTGCACCTGCTGCTCAGCACCCTGGTCGAGCGGCTGGGAATCAACGCTGCGCGGAGCGGACTCCCCATGGTCATGCGCCTACAGGAAGAGATTGCAACGGTCGAAGAGCCGACCGCAAAAGTGCGCATAGGCAGCCTCGTGCATGGCTACCTGTGGGCTCTCAGCATGGCGCTCGACTTTGAAACATCAGCAATCGGCCGCACTGTCCACAACGAGATCACACGGCGCAACAACCACGGCCTGTGGCTCAAGAGCATCCGCGTACCGCCCATGCCGGCCGACCGCATCGACACGCCGCACCCTAGTCTCTCCCAGCTTCCCACTTCCGTCGTACAATCCGAGTCGCTGATCCCGTTCGACAACCGCGACGCCCTTGTCGAGAAGATGTCAGAAGGCTACTCGAGCTCGCTCCACTCGCCGCCCTCCTCTCTACCGGGCTCACCAGGCCGTTCCATGTCCGCATCATCGTACTCCGGCCTTCCCACGATCCACCAGCCCCCGACCATCGAGACCAACAACATCCTCTCCGTCCCCACGCTCCCCTACAAAGTCCGCGAAGACCTCCTCGCAGACTGGTCGCGCGAGCAGTGCCTCGCCATCAACACCAAGGGCTCCTCGAGCGCGTCCATCTCCGGGAGCAAGAGTGGAACGCAGTACACCGGGCATCGAGGCAACTTCCTCGGCGTCCGCATTCCCAACGGCGGACTCGACAGCACGGGGAGTTCGCCTGACCAGAGTCCGCGCCGCGCACACTCGCGCCCTCCATCCATGGCCTACGGTCTTGTGGGCCGCCTCGCCTCACCACAGAGGCGGAGGAGCCCGAGCGAGAGCGGGGGCAATGAGACGCCACGCAGCAGGTCGTCGCTGCGCTCCAGCGTCCGTGTTGATGACTTGAAGAGGGCGCTGAGCGGCTCCGGCCGCGCACCGCGCACATCCTACTCGATGCGGCCCCCGACACGgcgcgacgacgacgaagagaCGGATTCGCTGGTAAGCGCGCACTCGCTCAGCGACGCCTCCTTCACGACGACCCACGAAGCGCTCGCCCGCGACCGCGCTGCAGCCCAGTCTTCCGTTTCAGACGACCCAGGCACACCCGCCGCAACACTGACACCGCGCCCGCTGCCCGCCAACCAAGACGGCAGCGCCCAGTACTTCACCACCCTCAACGGTGACGTCATCCCGCCCGTGCCCGCCATCCCCGCCGATCTGCGCAGCGACGCACCCGCCCCGCACATCGACTTtgcccagcagcagcacccTGCCAACGGCACTCCATCGCACGCCACGTCCAGCGCCAACGCAGGAGGCGCCGTGAGCAGATCCCGCAGCGTCAAGAGCGGGATCAGCAGGGGCCGGAGCGGGAACCGAACGCACAGGGGCAGCGAAGTCGCGGCTGCGCCGGTCGTCGATGTCGGTGCTTTGCTCGGGAGCGTGGGGTTGGATGACGATGACGGTGACGACGAGGGGTTGAGTACGAGTGGAGAGGGGCTGGGAAGGGCGCCGTATTAG